Genomic DNA from Burkholderiales bacterium:
GCGAGCTGTTGCCCGCGGTCACCGAGCCGCCGCTGGCAAACGCCGGCTTGAGCTTGGCCAGCACGTCCGGCGTGGTGCCCGGCCGCGGACCTTCGTCGACCGCGACGACCTTGCCGCGGGTGGCAATCTCGTGCTTTTCGAGGTCGGGAACGCGTTCCTCGACTGTGTAGGGCGCGATCTCGTCGTTGAACTCGCCTTTCTCGATTCCGGCAAGCGCCCGGCGGTGGCTTTCGGTCGCGAACTCATCCTGCGCCTCGCGCGAGACCTTCCATTGCTCCGCCACTTTCTCGGCCGTGATGCCCATTCCATACGCGATGCCGAGGTTCTCGTCCTTCAGGAAGATCTTCTCGTTGGCCGATATCTTGTTGCCGCCCATCGGGATCATGCTCATGCTTTCGGTGCCGGCACCGATCATCACGTCCGCCTCGCCGAGACGGATCCGGTCCGCGGCGATCGCCACCGCGTTCAGCCCCGAGGCGCAGAAGCGGTTGACCGTGATGCCCGCGACGCTGTTCGGAAAACCGGCCAGTAGCAGCGCGATGCGCGCCACGTTCATCCCCTGCTCGGCCTCCGGCATGGCGCAGCCGACGACCACGTCGTCCACTGCGCCGCGCTCGATCGACGGCACCTGCGCCATCGCGGCATTGAGCGCATGGGCCAGCAGGTCGTCCGGGCGAACGTTGCGGAACACCCCTCGCGGCGCCTTGCCCACCGGCGTGCGCGCCGCCGCCACCACGTATGCATCTTGTACTTGTCTGGCCATGACTCCGAGCCTCCAAATTCAAGCTTTCACCGCGGAGGACGCTGAGGAAACGCGCAGAGCGAAACACGAAGTCACGAAGGAATTGCCGATTTTCCCTCCCTCGTGTCCTTCGAGCCCCGAGCAACTTGGTCCCGCGCTCCTCAGTCCGGTTTTCCTCCGCGTCCTCACGCGTCCTCCGCGGTGAGCGCTTAATTCCTCAACGGCTTGCCGGTCTTGAGCATATGCTCGATCCGCGCCTGAGTCTTCTCGGTCGCCAGCAGCTCGATGAACGCCCGGCGCTCGAGATCGAGAAACCACTGTTCGTCCACCAGGCTGCCCGGCTCCACGTCCCCGCCGCACATCACGTACGCAAGCTTCGACCCGACCAGATAGTCATGCTCGGAGATGTGGCGCCCGGCGAGCAGGTTGGTCATCCCCATCTTCAGGGTGGCGATGGCACTGCGCCCGGCGCACGGGATGTTCCGCCGCCGCAGCGGCGGACGATAACCGGCCTCGTGCATGGCGTTCAGTTCGGCCTTCGCGGCGTGCAGCAACTCGAAGCGGTTCATCACTACGCGGTCGGCCGGGTGCAGGTAGCCCAGCTCGCGCGAATGCTCCGCGCTTCTGCCCACCTGGGCTGTGGCCACGTTCTGGAAGTAGCGCTTCAGCAGAGGAAAGACGTCTTCGCCCTTCGCCTCATCGGCGGCGCGCAGCGCGAGCTCCTTGCATCCTCCACCGGCCGGAATCAGGCCCACCCCGACTTCCACCAGACCGATGTAGCTTTCCAGGCTGGCGACGGCCCGATCGCAATGCATCACGAACTCGCACCCACCCCCCAGCGCCATGCCGTCGACCGCGGCGACCGTGGGAACCATCGAATAGCGAAGCGCCAGGCTGGTCGCCTGAAACTGCTCGACCATCTGCTCGACCTTCTCCAGCCGGCCCGCCATCAACGCGTCAGCGACGTTCAGCTTGCGTGCCGCTTTGAGGATCGCCGACTCCGCCTCGCGCCGGAACTTCTTCATCATCGAGGCGAACGCGGAGGGCTTCTGGTCCGGCTTGCGATTACTCCCACCGGAGAGATTCGCGCCCACGGAGAACGGGGGTTCGGTCTGCCAGATCACCAGACCCTTGAAGCCGCGCTCGGCCTCCTCGATCGCCTGCGCGATTCCGTCGAGCACGTCTTCGCCGATGGCGTGCATCTTGGACTTGAACGAGAGCACCGCGATGTCATCGCCCGTGGTCCACAGACGCACGGCATCGGTCTCGAACACGCTGCTGCCGTAGGCGGCCGGCTCTGAGATCAGCCGGTCCGGGAAGGGCTGGCGCCGGTAGATCGGCAGCGTCGGGCGCGGCTGGTAGCTGCGGGTGGCCGGGCTGTAGGACCCGTTGGCGGTGTGCACGCCGGCGCGCTCGGCTTCGAGCGCCCACGCCGGCAGCGGCGCGTTCGACATGGCCTTGCCGGTCGCGATGTCTTCGCAGATCCAGGCGGCGACTTGCGGCCAGCCGGCGGACTGCCAGATCTCGAACGGCCCGCGATCCCAGCCGAATCCCCAGCGCACCGCGAAGTCCACGTCGCGC
This window encodes:
- a CDS encoding 3-hydroxyacyl-CoA dehydrogenase NAD-binding domain-containing protein, with the translated sequence MQPSLKIRKAAVLGAGVMGAQIAAHLVNANVEAVLFDLPSKEGDPNDIVRKAIDNLKKLEPSPLSVASKADYIQPANYDRDMTLLKDCDLVIEAISERMDWKRALYEKVAPHLSDRAVFASNTSGLSINALAQALPEALRARFCGMHFFNPPRYMHLVELIPGRGTRPDILDGLEAFLVTALGKGVVRAKDTPNFIANRVGVFSILAAFHHTERLGLGFDEVDALTGPLIGRPKSATYRTADVVGLDTLAHVINTMKETLPDDPWHRYYEAPGWLRRLLEEKAFGQKSGRGVYRKVGKDIQVLNLGDGNYRLSGKQADDGVVEILKNKNVAERFAQLRANRHPQAQFLWAAFRDSLHYCAYHLQEIADNARDVDFAVRWGFGWDRGPFEIWQSAGWPQVAAWICEDIATGKAMSNAPLPAWALEAERAGVHTANGSYSPATRSYQPRPTLPIYRRQPFPDRLISEPAAYGSSVFETDAVRLWTTGDDIAVLSFKSKMHAIGEDVLDGIAQAIEEAERGFKGLVIWQTEPPFSVGANLSGGSNRKPDQKPSAFASMMKKFRREAESAILKAARKLNVADALMAGRLEKVEQMVEQFQATSLALRYSMVPTVAAVDGMALGGGCEFVMHCDRAVASLESYIGLVEVGVGLIPAGGGCKELALRAADEAKGEDVFPLLKRYFQNVATAQVGRSAEHSRELGYLHPADRVVMNRFELLHAAKAELNAMHEAGYRPPLRRRNIPCAGRSAIATLKMGMTNLLAGRHISEHDYLVGSKLAYVMCGGDVEPGSLVDEQWFLDLERRAFIELLATEKTQARIEHMLKTGKPLRN
- a CDS encoding acetyl-CoA C-acyltransferase, producing MARQVQDAYVVAAARTPVGKAPRGVFRNVRPDDLLAHALNAAMAQVPSIERGAVDDVVVGCAMPEAEQGMNVARIALLLAGFPNSVAGITVNRFCASGLNAVAIAADRIRLGEADVMIGAGTESMSMIPMGGNKISANEKIFLKDENLGIAYGMGITAEKVAEQWKVSREAQDEFATESHRRALAGIEKGEFNDEIAPYTVEERVPDLEKHEIATRGKVVAVDEGPRPGTTPDVLAKLKPAFASGGSVTAGNSSQTSDGAGAVVLASESAVGRYNLKPLARFLGFAVAGVPPEIMGIGPKFAIPKVLKETGIRQDDLDWIELNEAFAAQTLAVIGDLGLDRSKVNPLGGAIALGHPLGATGAIRTATLVHGMRRRGQRYGMVTMCIGTGMGAAGLFESVR